The Cellulomonas sp. S1-8 genome has a window encoding:
- a CDS encoding amidohydrolase family protein, with the protein MAASFTLTSVRLADRSGLWDLTVTDGYVQAITVAGAYLSPHPQVDGRHRLLVPGFVDIHVHLDKAFQLTSLERAHGSAGSLEQAIESTALLRQSLDLAVIEHNADRALRMMVAGGTVAARVHVEITGASDPAAVGMHLGLAERHPEIVLELTAFAQHGTTSDATIVRRMEQAMSAGCRVVAGCPYADPEPLRHLDQVIDLARSWDAPIDLHLDLSDRPEDLLIEEVAPRIERAGLQGRAAVGHMTTLTALAPERVRELAAVIRGAGIAVVAMPTTDLFLSGRAQDVAPTRGVTRIQELVDAGVSVALASNNHENAFTPVAMPSLTHAGWLASLTNYMSTSARQLALLDAITTVPRSLLTGPVPGIALGDVVGGALFDVESPVDLIRSAARPTDLVSAAHGVTSATTTRAENAHVG; encoded by the coding sequence ATGGCCGCGTCGTTCACCCTCACCTCGGTGCGGCTCGCCGACCGCAGCGGCCTCTGGGACCTCACCGTGACGGACGGCTACGTCCAGGCGATCACCGTCGCCGGCGCGTACCTGTCGCCGCACCCTCAGGTCGACGGTCGGCACCGCCTGCTGGTGCCCGGCTTCGTCGACATCCACGTGCACCTGGACAAGGCGTTCCAGCTGACCAGCCTGGAGCGAGCCCACGGGAGCGCCGGGAGCCTCGAGCAGGCGATCGAGTCCACCGCCCTGCTGCGCCAGTCCCTCGACCTGGCCGTCATCGAGCACAACGCCGACCGCGCGCTGCGCATGATGGTCGCCGGGGGCACCGTGGCCGCCCGGGTCCACGTGGAGATCACCGGCGCCTCCGACCCCGCCGCCGTCGGCATGCACCTCGGTCTCGCCGAGCGCCATCCCGAGATCGTCCTGGAGCTGACGGCCTTCGCCCAGCACGGCACGACGTCCGACGCGACGATCGTGCGCCGCATGGAGCAGGCCATGAGTGCCGGTTGCCGCGTCGTCGCGGGCTGCCCGTACGCCGATCCGGAACCGCTGCGTCACCTCGACCAGGTCATCGACCTGGCGCGCTCCTGGGACGCACCGATCGACCTGCACCTCGACCTGAGCGACCGCCCGGAGGACCTGCTCATCGAGGAGGTGGCGCCCCGGATCGAGCGGGCCGGGCTGCAGGGCAGGGCCGCGGTCGGGCACATGACCACGTTGACCGCCCTCGCGCCCGAGCGGGTGCGTGAGCTGGCAGCCGTCATCCGCGGCGCGGGGATCGCCGTGGTCGCCATGCCCACGACCGACCTCTTCCTCAGCGGGCGTGCGCAGGACGTCGCCCCCACCCGTGGTGTGACTCGCATCCAGGAGCTGGTCGACGCCGGCGTCTCCGTCGCCCTGGCCAGCAACAACCACGAGAACGCCTTCACCCCGGTCGCGATGCCGTCGCTCACCCACGCCGGGTGGCTGGCGTCGCTGACCAACTACATGAGCACGTCCGCCCGGCAGCTCGCCCTGCTCGACGCGATCACCACCGTGCCACGGTCCCTCCTGACCGGTCCGGTTCCGGGCATCGCCCTGGGGGACGTGGTCGGCGGCGCCCTCTTCGACGTCGAGTCGCCCGTCGACCTCATCCGCTCGGCGGCCCGCCCCACCGACCTGGTCTCGGCTGCGCACGGCGTCACGTCGGCCACGACGACGAGGGCGGAGAACGCCCATGTCGGCTAG
- a CDS encoding flavin reductase family protein has translation MTKPDKSRSEHLSAEFADMFLQPATAHSQQVREVFNSIPTAVAALCAVVDGEPRGIVATSLAVGVSYDPPMVSFSAQTSSTTWPYLRRAGRIGLSILSDEQIDECRQIASKAGSRFADLETMPTERGGLLVKRAAAWLECSISAVVAAGDHEVVLLQVEGVDMRPGSEPLIHHRAGFRNLAAMADV, from the coding sequence GTGACCAAGCCGGACAAGTCGAGGTCAGAGCACCTGAGCGCTGAGTTCGCCGACATGTTCCTGCAGCCGGCGACGGCGCACTCCCAGCAGGTCCGCGAGGTCTTCAACAGCATCCCGACCGCCGTGGCCGCTCTGTGCGCGGTCGTCGACGGCGAGCCGCGGGGCATCGTGGCCACGTCCCTGGCCGTCGGCGTCTCCTACGACCCTCCGATGGTCTCGTTCTCGGCGCAGACGTCCTCGACGACCTGGCCCTACCTGCGGCGTGCCGGCCGGATCGGCCTGTCGATCCTCAGCGACGAGCAGATCGACGAGTGCCGGCAGATCGCCTCGAAGGCGGGCAGCCGCTTCGCCGACCTCGAGACGATGCCGACCGAGCGCGGCGGCCTGCTCGTCAAACGGGCGGCGGCATGGCTGGAGTGCTCGATCAGCGCCGTCGTCGCCGCCGGTGACCACGAGGTCGTGCTGCTGCAGGTCGAGGGCGTCGACATGCGTCCCGGGTCCGAGCCGCTGATCCACCACCGCGCCGGCTTCCGGAACCTCGCCGCCATGGCGGACGTCTGA
- a CDS encoding GntR family transcriptional regulator, with protein MPPRRSSGAPVPTGGDTPDGVYQRIYDSILERRLPPGTKLPEEKLAAIFGVSRARIRKVLAQLEHDRIVEVFHNRGAFVSQPGVEESQHTLEARRIIEPAIVQTLAELRRPADVAALRQHIACEYAAIEQNDKSTIVRLSVEFHNVAAELAGNTLLVRTVRELTVLTSLIILLYDAPTASACLPDDHVLLTDAIEQGDSTAAAEIMLRHLKDVETSLVFEKSETEVDLTSIFG; from the coding sequence ATGCCGCCTCGCCGCTCCAGCGGAGCGCCCGTTCCCACGGGCGGCGACACGCCCGACGGCGTGTACCAGCGGATCTACGACTCGATCCTCGAGCGCCGGCTCCCGCCCGGTACGAAGCTGCCCGAGGAGAAGCTCGCCGCGATCTTCGGCGTGAGCCGCGCGCGGATCCGCAAGGTCCTGGCGCAGCTCGAGCACGACCGCATCGTCGAGGTCTTCCACAACCGCGGTGCGTTCGTGTCCCAGCCCGGTGTCGAGGAGTCGCAGCACACGCTGGAAGCCCGGCGCATCATCGAGCCGGCCATCGTCCAGACGCTCGCCGAGCTCCGTCGCCCGGCCGACGTCGCTGCGCTGCGGCAGCACATCGCCTGCGAGTACGCCGCGATCGAGCAGAACGACAAGTCGACGATCGTCCGGCTGTCCGTCGAGTTCCACAACGTCGCGGCCGAGCTGGCCGGCAACACCCTGCTGGTCAGGACGGTGCGCGAGCTCACCGTCCTGACGTCGCTGATCATCCTGCTCTACGACGCCCCCACCGCATCGGCCTGCCTGCCCGACGACCACGTGCTGCTCACCGACGCCATCGAGCAGGGCGACAGCACGGCGGCCGCCGAGATCATGCTGCGCCACCTCAAGGACGTCGAGACCTCGTTGGTCTTCGAGAAGAGCGAGACCGAGGTGGACCTGACCAGCATCTTCGGCTGA
- a CDS encoding VanZ family protein: protein MTPVTGRTRTRLRVLLAVYLAAVAVVTLRPAPPDDGTLGVVRTVVAWLVRSGAPVTFGGLEAVANVVMFVPFGVLVGLLLRRPWWVVVLLGATTSALIETIQRWLPTRYPTLQDLVLNTLGAAVGVVALLVVVQVREGRGRLTSGPEGR, encoded by the coding sequence GTGACCCCGGTCACAGGCCGGACGCGGACGCGGCTGCGCGTCCTGCTCGCCGTGTACCTGGCCGCCGTCGCGGTGGTGACGCTGCGCCCGGCACCGCCCGACGACGGCACGCTGGGAGTGGTGCGGACGGTCGTCGCGTGGCTCGTGCGCAGCGGGGCGCCGGTGACGTTCGGCGGCCTCGAGGCGGTCGCGAACGTCGTGATGTTCGTGCCGTTCGGGGTGCTGGTGGGGCTGCTGCTGCGGCGGCCGTGGTGGGTCGTGGTGCTGCTGGGCGCGACGACCTCGGCCCTGATCGAGACGATCCAGCGGTGGCTGCCGACGCGGTACCCGACGCTGCAGGACCTGGTGCTCAACACGCTCGGCGCGGCCGTCGGGGTGGTCGCGCTGCTGGTGGTGGTGCAGGTCCGCGAGGGACGCGGACGGCTGACGTCGGGTCCCGAGGGCCGCTGA
- a CDS encoding UDP-glucose dehydrogenase family protein, whose translation MRISVIGCGYLGAVHAASMASLGHEVVGIDVDPAKIARLAAGTAPFYEPGLPELLAEVSGTGRLTFSTDMADAAGARIHFLCVGTPQKHGEFRADLSYVESAFEDLRPHLAPGDVVAGKSTVPVGTAEDLAARLAGTDATLVWNPEFLREGFAVKDTLHPDRLVYGLPTDDEGVPTAQGEAARALLDEVYATPLGEGTPLVVTDYATAQLVKVAANSFLATKISFINAMAELCEATGADVTRLADAIGYDARIGRRFLNAGLGFGGGCLPKDIRAFMARAGELGVDQALSFLREVDAINMRRRVRMVDLAREVSAGSIVGKRVAVLGAAFKPDSDDVRDSPALSVAAQMQLQGAHVTVTDPQAVENARAKWPDLAYAATALEAAQGADVIVLATEWDEYRELDPDAVGAVVHHRAIVDGRNVLDPKAWRAAGWTYRALGRP comes from the coding sequence GTGCGCATCTCGGTCATCGGTTGTGGGTACCTCGGGGCGGTGCATGCGGCCAGCATGGCGTCCCTCGGGCACGAGGTCGTCGGGATCGACGTCGATCCCGCGAAGATCGCCCGCCTGGCGGCCGGGACGGCCCCCTTCTACGAGCCGGGCCTGCCCGAGCTGCTGGCGGAGGTGTCCGGCACGGGCCGCCTGACGTTCAGCACCGACATGGCCGACGCCGCGGGTGCCCGCATCCACTTCCTGTGCGTGGGGACACCGCAGAAGCACGGCGAGTTCCGCGCGGACCTGTCCTACGTCGAGTCCGCGTTCGAGGACCTGCGCCCGCACCTGGCGCCCGGCGACGTCGTCGCCGGCAAGTCGACCGTGCCCGTCGGCACCGCCGAGGACCTCGCGGCGCGCCTGGCCGGCACCGACGCGACGCTCGTGTGGAACCCCGAGTTCCTGCGCGAGGGCTTCGCCGTCAAGGACACGCTGCACCCCGACCGGCTCGTCTACGGCCTGCCGACGGACGACGAGGGCGTGCCGACCGCGCAGGGCGAGGCCGCCCGCGCGCTCCTCGACGAGGTCTACGCGACGCCGCTGGGCGAGGGCACGCCGCTGGTGGTCACCGACTACGCGACGGCGCAGCTCGTCAAGGTCGCCGCCAACTCGTTCCTCGCGACCAAGATCTCGTTCATCAACGCGATGGCCGAGCTCTGCGAGGCGACCGGCGCCGACGTCACGCGCCTCGCCGACGCGATCGGGTACGACGCCCGCATCGGCCGCCGCTTCCTCAACGCCGGCCTCGGCTTCGGTGGCGGGTGCCTGCCCAAGGACATCCGGGCGTTCATGGCCCGCGCGGGCGAGCTGGGCGTCGACCAGGCCCTGTCGTTCCTGCGGGAGGTCGACGCGATCAACATGCGCCGCCGCGTCCGCATGGTCGACCTCGCGCGCGAGGTCAGCGCCGGCTCGATCGTCGGCAAGCGCGTCGCCGTCCTGGGCGCCGCGTTCAAGCCCGACAGCGACGACGTGCGCGACTCCCCGGCGCTGTCGGTGGCCGCGCAGATGCAGCTGCAGGGCGCGCACGTCACGGTGACCGACCCGCAGGCCGTCGAGAACGCCCGCGCCAAGTGGCCGGACCTCGCGTACGCGGCGACCGCGCTCGAGGCCGCGCAGGGCGCCGACGTCATCGTCCTCGCCACCGAGTGGGACGAGTACCGCGAGCTCGACCCCGACGCCGTCGGCGCGGTCGTCCACCACCGCGCGATCGTGGACGGTCGCAACGTGCTGGACCCCAAGGCGTGGCGCGCGGCGGGCTGGACCTACCGGGCGCTCGGCCGCCCCTGA
- a CDS encoding MarR family winged helix-turn-helix transcriptional regulator, producing the protein MSTISPRDDGPAAAADLALAADVRVTLGRATRRLKAERGEAGLSDPQFNVLAILLREGPTSPGRLAEHERIAAPAMTRTVGCLADQGLVSKQEHPTDGRQVVVSLTPAGEAEVNETRRRRDAWLAARLARLTPEERATLVRSAEILRRITAS; encoded by the coding sequence GTGTCCACCATCTCGCCCCGTGACGATGGTCCCGCCGCCGCCGCGGACCTCGCCCTCGCCGCCGACGTGCGCGTGACCCTCGGTCGCGCGACCCGGCGACTGAAGGCCGAGCGCGGCGAGGCCGGGCTGTCCGACCCCCAGTTCAACGTGCTCGCGATCCTGCTGCGCGAGGGTCCCACCAGCCCCGGCCGGCTGGCCGAGCACGAGCGCATCGCCGCACCCGCCATGACCCGCACGGTCGGCTGCCTCGCCGACCAGGGCCTGGTCAGCAAGCAGGAGCACCCCACCGACGGCCGCCAGGTAGTCGTCAGCCTCACCCCCGCGGGGGAGGCCGAGGTCAACGAGACCCGCCGGCGTCGCGACGCCTGGCTCGCCGCCCGCCTCGCCCGCCTCACCCCCGAGGAACGCGCCACCCTGGTGCGCTCCGCCGAGATCCTCCGGAGGATCACCGCGTCGTGA
- a CDS encoding MFS transporter — protein sequence MTATFSSLSFRNYRLWFAGALVANVGTWMQRVAQDWLVLTELTDESGVAVGITTALQFAPFLFLSAWAGLLADRFDRRKLLVATQVGQGVLAAGLGALVLSGHAQLWQVYVFATLLGVVSAIDAPVRQTFVAELVPAARLSNAVGLNSASFNAARLLGPGIAGLLIAAVGSGWVFLINAATFAATIGSLVLMRRAELYPMPHASRAKGQIREGIAYVRGRSDILVIMVVVGVVSTFGLNFQLTSALMARTEFDRGAQEYGILGSVLAIGSLTGALLAARRERPRVRLVIGSAFAFGIATGVMALMPTYVSFAIACIPVGLASLTMMTAANTSIQMSTDPTMRGRVMSLYMVVFLGATPVGSPIVGWIGETFGARWAIGVGSISAILVSLGAAWWARNHWDVRVRYHVMTRPHVEVLHPADRVPTPIPAPDDAVLVTAAGERRAGTAPGTVAAQDAADAQHAA from the coding sequence GTGACTGCCACGTTCTCGTCCCTGTCGTTCCGCAACTACCGCCTCTGGTTCGCCGGCGCGCTCGTCGCCAACGTCGGCACCTGGATGCAGCGCGTGGCGCAGGACTGGCTCGTCCTGACCGAGCTGACCGACGAGTCGGGCGTGGCCGTCGGCATCACGACCGCGCTGCAGTTCGCGCCCTTCCTCTTCCTGTCCGCGTGGGCCGGGCTGCTCGCCGACCGGTTCGACCGCCGCAAGCTGCTCGTCGCGACGCAGGTGGGTCAGGGCGTGCTCGCGGCCGGCCTCGGCGCCCTCGTGCTGTCCGGCCACGCCCAGCTGTGGCAGGTCTACGTCTTCGCCACCCTGCTCGGCGTCGTGTCCGCCATCGACGCGCCCGTGCGCCAGACCTTCGTCGCCGAGCTCGTCCCCGCCGCCCGGCTGTCCAACGCCGTGGGGCTCAACAGCGCGTCGTTCAACGCCGCGCGGCTGCTCGGCCCCGGCATCGCGGGTCTGCTCATCGCGGCCGTCGGCAGCGGCTGGGTGTTCCTCATCAACGCGGCCACGTTCGCCGCGACCATCGGCTCGCTCGTCCTCATGCGCCGCGCCGAGCTCTACCCGATGCCGCACGCCTCACGCGCCAAGGGGCAGATCCGCGAGGGCATCGCCTACGTGCGCGGACGCTCCGACATCCTCGTCATCATGGTGGTGGTCGGCGTCGTGTCGACGTTCGGCCTCAACTTCCAGCTCACCAGCGCGCTGATGGCGCGCACCGAGTTCGACCGCGGGGCCCAGGAGTACGGCATCCTCGGCTCGGTCCTGGCCATCGGCTCGCTCACGGGCGCGCTGCTCGCCGCGCGCCGCGAACGCCCGCGCGTGCGGCTCGTCATCGGGTCCGCCTTCGCCTTCGGCATCGCGACGGGCGTCATGGCGCTCATGCCGACGTACGTGTCGTTCGCGATCGCGTGCATCCCCGTCGGGCTCGCGTCGCTGACGATGATGACGGCCGCGAACACGAGCATCCAGATGTCCACCGACCCCACGATGCGCGGCCGCGTGATGTCCCTCTACATGGTGGTCTTCCTGGGCGCCACGCCCGTCGGGTCGCCCATCGTCGGGTGGATCGGCGAGACGTTCGGCGCCCGGTGGGCCATCGGCGTCGGCTCGATCTCGGCGATCCTCGTGTCGCTCGGCGCGGCCTGGTGGGCCCGCAACCACTGGGACGTGCGCGTCCGCTACCACGTCATGACGCGCCCCCACGTCGAGGTGCTGCACCCCGCGGACCGCGTCCCCACCCCGATCCCCGCTCCCGACGACGCCGTCCTGGTGACCGCCGCGGGGGAGCGGCGCGCGGGCACGGCCCCGGGCACGGTCGCCGCGCAGGACGCCGCCGACGCGCAGCACGCCGCCTGA
- a CDS encoding DUF4012 domain-containing protein, with translation MEATGETVGADEVAPGDRPDEGTRPRTGRVVARVVAVLAVLLVLAAAWLAFRAWQAVSALQDARALLTGVELDASSVATASEDLTRLAESTSAAASAASDPVWRAAEVLPWAGDQLEAVRVVATSLDAVVADALPAVTDLRALLDGGLRGADGRFDIAALRTVTDRVETAAVTAADAHADVSALDPDALAGPLADPVRQVQVALARVDASLGPAGRVVGVLPAMLGGDGPRTYLVLALNTGELRAAGGIVGTVVAVHVDDGAVTIVDRRTTVDLPALAEPVLPLTDEELGTWGDSLGRFVQNAVLTPDFPRSAELVAARWARDVGGTVDGVVATDPVAVAGLVQATGPLPDPDGGTLDGAGLVDALLRDSYVRYPDAAGSDAYFGAVAATVVEAVGAGTGSPQALLVAGRQAVDERRVRVWSAYPAEQERLAATVAGGAFTSATFADQPGLFLDDATQGKLGAYLATGVTFRDARCTDPDPSVTAVLSLDFRPPAGVETWSRLVTGFPGRDVPLGTLLTGVSAWSAQDGAPLVVTRDGAPATGSVSSVAGRTVQRVGSVLTAGQAQEFAVVLPLQDGAVTLWTTPTLTSPGVAEFRCD, from the coding sequence GTGGAGGCGACGGGGGAGACGGTCGGTGCGGACGAGGTCGCCCCGGGCGACCGCCCGGACGAGGGCACCAGGCCGCGCACCGGCAGGGTCGTGGCGCGTGTCGTCGCCGTCCTCGCCGTGCTGCTCGTGCTGGCCGCCGCGTGGCTCGCGTTCCGCGCCTGGCAGGCGGTCTCCGCGCTGCAGGACGCCCGGGCCCTGCTGACCGGCGTCGAGCTCGACGCGTCGTCCGTCGCGACGGCGTCGGAGGACCTCACCCGGCTCGCGGAGTCGACGTCCGCCGCCGCGTCCGCGGCCTCCGACCCCGTGTGGCGGGCCGCCGAGGTCCTGCCCTGGGCCGGCGACCAGCTCGAGGCCGTCCGCGTCGTCGCGACGTCCCTCGACGCCGTGGTCGCCGACGCCCTGCCCGCCGTCACCGACCTGCGCGCCCTGCTCGACGGGGGTCTGCGCGGCGCCGACGGACGGTTCGACATCGCCGCGCTGCGCACCGTGACCGACCGCGTCGAGACCGCCGCCGTGACCGCCGCCGACGCGCACGCGGACGTCTCCGCGCTCGACCCCGACGCGCTCGCCGGTCCGCTCGCCGACCCGGTGCGCCAGGTGCAGGTCGCGCTCGCGCGCGTCGACGCGTCGCTCGGCCCCGCGGGCCGCGTCGTGGGCGTGCTGCCCGCGATGCTCGGGGGTGACGGCCCGCGCACGTACCTGGTGCTCGCGCTGAACACCGGGGAGCTGCGGGCCGCGGGCGGCATCGTCGGCACCGTGGTCGCCGTGCACGTGGACGACGGCGCCGTGACCATCGTCGACCGCCGCACCACGGTCGACCTGCCCGCGCTCGCCGAGCCCGTCCTCCCCCTGACCGACGAGGAGCTCGGCACCTGGGGCGACAGTCTGGGACGGTTCGTCCAGAACGCCGTCCTGACGCCCGACTTCCCGCGCTCGGCCGAGCTGGTCGCCGCGCGCTGGGCCCGCGACGTCGGCGGCACCGTCGACGGCGTCGTCGCGACCGACCCGGTCGCCGTCGCCGGCCTCGTCCAGGCCACGGGCCCCCTGCCGGACCCCGACGGCGGCACGCTCGACGGCGCCGGTCTGGTCGACGCGCTGCTGCGCGACTCCTACGTGCGGTACCCCGACGCCGCCGGGTCGGACGCGTACTTCGGCGCGGTCGCGGCGACGGTCGTCGAGGCCGTCGGAGCCGGGACGGGCAGCCCGCAGGCCCTGCTCGTCGCGGGGCGCCAGGCCGTCGACGAGCGCCGCGTGCGCGTGTGGTCCGCGTACCCCGCCGAGCAGGAGCGGCTCGCCGCGACCGTCGCGGGCGGTGCGTTCACGTCCGCGACCTTCGCCGACCAGCCCGGCCTGTTCCTCGACGACGCGACGCAGGGCAAGCTCGGCGCGTACCTCGCGACCGGCGTGACGTTCCGCGACGCCCGCTGCACGGACCCGGACCCGAGCGTGACGGCCGTGCTGAGCCTCGACTTCCGCCCGCCCGCCGGCGTCGAGACGTGGTCGCGACTCGTCACCGGCTTCCCCGGTCGCGACGTCCCGCTCGGCACGCTGCTCACCGGCGTCTCGGCGTGGTCCGCGCAGGACGGTGCACCCCTCGTCGTCACACGCGACGGCGCGCCCGCCACGGGCAGCGTGTCGAGCGTCGCCGGCCGGACCGTGCAGCGCGTCGGATCGGTGCTGACCGCGGGGCAGGCGCAGGAGTTCGCCGTCGTCCTGCCGCTGCAGGACGGGGCCGTGACGCTGTGGACGACCCCCACCCTGACGTCCCCCGGCGTCGCGGAGTTCCGCTGCGACTGA
- a CDS encoding LPXTG cell wall anchor domain-containing protein, which translates to MRAFIRVCAAAGLVLAAGGLAPAAATAATPAPSPSVEQDDCTRGTDGYGTELPCEVELTVLTPICDNDVPRLQYAVTPVGSDETTVTITFVNPTGDDLVYADQPLTGSVLWPGAVVDGSGKGVDWPGWRLEGGTWVQGDEYDWVRPSVEVAFEVNPTASAVVAYPPSSPVCLTAPERSDVLVAGPAAAKPAATAEVLSATGSTAGPLALVAGGLVLAGGAGVLVARRRRS; encoded by the coding sequence ATGCGCGCGTTCATCAGGGTCTGCGCAGCCGCAGGCCTCGTCCTGGCGGCCGGTGGCCTCGCCCCGGCCGCCGCCACCGCAGCCACCCCCGCCCCGTCCCCGTCCGTCGAGCAGGACGACTGCACGCGGGGCACGGACGGCTACGGCACCGAGCTGCCCTGCGAGGTCGAGCTCACCGTCCTGACGCCCATCTGCGACAACGACGTGCCCCGGCTGCAGTACGCCGTCACGCCCGTCGGCAGCGACGAGACCACCGTGACCATCACGTTCGTCAACCCGACCGGCGACGACCTCGTCTACGCCGACCAGCCGCTGACCGGCTCCGTCCTGTGGCCGGGTGCGGTCGTCGACGGCTCCGGCAAGGGCGTCGACTGGCCGGGCTGGCGCCTGGAGGGCGGCACGTGGGTCCAGGGCGACGAGTACGACTGGGTGCGCCCGTCGGTCGAGGTCGCCTTCGAGGTGAACCCGACCGCGTCCGCCGTCGTCGCGTACCCGCCGTCGAGCCCCGTGTGCCTCACGGCGCCCGAGCGCAGCGACGTCCTCGTCGCCGGCCCCGCGGCCGCCAAGCCGGCCGCGACGGCCGAGGTGCTGTCCGCGACCGGGTCGACGGCCGGCCCGCTCGCGCTGGTCGCCGGGGGGCTCGTGCTCGCCGGTGGGGCCGGTGTGCTCGTCGCCCGCCGACGTCGCTCCTGA
- the serC gene encoding phosphoserine transaminase, translating to MPDADAIARLSIPPALLPRDGRFGSGPSKVRAAQVDALAAVGSTLLGTSHRQAPVRSLVGRVRAGVAALFDAPDGYEVVLGNGGSTAFWDVATLCLVQDRAAHARFGEFGAKFAAATTRAPFLAASHVVTASAGQVAVPAPMPGVDVYAWPHNETSTGVIAPVRRVAGSRESGALVLVDGTSAAGGAAVDVGQTDVYYFAPQKSFASDGGLWLALASPAAVERAARIEGTGRWVPEFLSFTTAVTNSRADQTLNTPALATLVLLAEQLDWILEQGGMDWAAQRTAESAGHLYSWAESRDWATPFVTDPELRSPVVGTVDLAPEIEAATVTAVLRRHGVVDIEPYRKLGRNQVRVGMYPAVDPEDVLALTACIDHVVDRLG from the coding sequence GTGCCCGACGCCGACGCCATCGCCCGCCTGTCGATCCCCCCCGCCCTGCTGCCCCGCGACGGGCGCTTCGGGTCCGGGCCGTCCAAGGTCCGCGCGGCGCAGGTCGACGCGCTGGCCGCGGTGGGGTCGACGCTGCTGGGCACGTCGCACCGTCAGGCGCCGGTCCGCAGCCTCGTCGGCCGGGTCCGCGCGGGTGTCGCCGCGCTGTTCGACGCGCCCGACGGCTACGAGGTCGTGCTGGGCAACGGCGGTTCGACGGCCTTCTGGGACGTCGCGACGCTGTGCCTCGTGCAGGACCGGGCTGCGCACGCGCGGTTCGGGGAGTTCGGGGCCAAGTTCGCCGCGGCGACGACGCGGGCGCCGTTCCTGGCCGCGTCGCACGTCGTGACCGCGTCGGCGGGCCAGGTGGCCGTGCCGGCGCCGATGCCGGGCGTGGACGTGTACGCGTGGCCGCACAACGAGACGTCGACGGGCGTGATCGCGCCGGTGCGGCGGGTGGCGGGCTCCCGCGAGTCGGGCGCGCTCGTGCTGGTGGACGGCACGTCGGCGGCGGGCGGCGCCGCGGTCGACGTCGGGCAGACGGACGTCTACTACTTCGCGCCGCAGAAGTCCTTCGCGTCGGACGGTGGGCTGTGGCTGGCGCTGGCGTCACCCGCGGCCGTCGAGCGCGCGGCGCGCATCGAGGGGACGGGCCGGTGGGTCCCGGAGTTCCTGTCCTTCACCACCGCGGTGACGAACTCGCGCGCCGACCAGACCCTGAACACCCCGGCGCTCGCGACGCTCGTCCTGCTGGCCGAGCAGCTCGACTGGATCCTGGAGCAGGGCGGCATGGACTGGGCCGCGCAGCGCACCGCGGAGTCGGCGGGCCACCTGTACTCCTGGGCGGAGAGCCGCGACTGGGCCACGCCGTTCGTGACGGACCCGGAGCTGCGCTCCCCCGTGGTCGGCACGGTGGACCTGGCGCCGGAGATCGAGGCCGCCACGGTCACGGCGGTGCTGCGCCGCCACGGCGTCGTCGACATCGAGCCGTACCGCAAGCTGGGCCGCAACCAGGTCCGGGTGGGCATGTACCCCGCGGTCGACCCCGAGGACGTCCTGGCCCTGACGGCGTGCATCGACCACGTCGTCGACCGGCTGGGCTGA
- a CDS encoding metal-dependent transcriptional regulator → MSDLIDTTEMYLKTIYELTEEGITPLRARIAERLGHSGPTVSQTVARMERDGLVVVTGDRHLELTGDGLAKAVRVMRKHRLAERLLTDVIGLDWPHVHEEACRWEHVMSERVERRLAALLDHPHFDPYGNPIPGLDEIGEERTDVRFLDGVVALTAPGAAADGTAVVARIGEPLQVDVELLVRLADAGVLPGVHVTVERTPGVVTVGVPGSGTVLDLPADVARHIFVGV, encoded by the coding sequence GTGAGCGACCTGATCGACACGACGGAGATGTATCTCAAGACGATCTACGAGCTCACCGAGGAAGGCATCACCCCCCTGCGCGCGCGCATCGCCGAGCGGCTCGGCCACTCGGGCCCCACGGTCTCCCAGACGGTGGCTCGCATGGAGCGCGACGGCCTCGTCGTCGTCACGGGCGACCGGCACCTCGAGCTGACGGGCGACGGCCTGGCCAAGGCGGTGCGCGTCATGCGCAAGCACCGCCTCGCCGAGCGTCTGCTCACCGACGTCATCGGGCTGGACTGGCCGCACGTCCACGAGGAGGCGTGCCGCTGGGAGCACGTCATGAGCGAGCGCGTCGAGCGGCGGCTGGCCGCGCTGCTCGACCACCCGCACTTCGACCCCTACGGCAACCCGATCCCGGGTCTCGACGAGATCGGGGAGGAGCGCACCGACGTGCGCTTCCTCGACGGCGTGGTCGCGCTGACGGCCCCGGGTGCGGCGGCCGACGGCACGGCCGTGGTCGCGCGCATCGGCGAGCCCCTGCAGGTCGACGTCGAGCTGCTGGTGCGGCTCGCGGACGCGGGCGTGCTGCCCGGCGTGCACGTGACGGTCGAGCGCACGCCCGGCGTCGTGACGGTGGGGGTGCCCGGGTCGGGCACGGTGCTGGACCTGCCCGCCGATGTCGCTCGTCACATCTTCGTCGGCGTCTGA